In Virgibacillus sp. NKC19-16, a single genomic region encodes these proteins:
- the hutU gene encoding urocanate hydratase: MGRLSVPMKAKTGVELECKGWEQEAVLRMLYNNLDPDVAENPETLVVYGGIGKAARNWDSFHAITSTLRELENDETMLIQSGKSVGVFQTHRHAPRVLLSNSVLVPKWATWEHFHELDQKGLMMYGQMTAGSWIYIGTQGILQGTYETFSALAKKHFGGSLKSTITLTAGLGGMGGAQPLAVTMNGGVVIAVEVDKSRIEKRIQTRYCDVMTSDIDEAINLAKDAKKNGEALSIALFGNAVEIHHELLTKDIQIDIVTDQTSAHDPLNGYVPAGYTVDQASKLRKADPEAYTQISKRSMVKHVEAMLLHEQNGSIVFDYGNNIRQVAYDEGVAQAFDFPGFVPAYIRPLFSEGKGPFRWVALSGDKQDIYRTDQLIKELFPENEALIRWIDMARDKVVFQGLPSRICWLGYGERVKMGLAINELVQSGELKAPIVIGRDHLDSGSVASPNRETEGMKDGSDAIADWAVLNALINTAAGGSWISFHHGGGVGMGYSLHAGMVAVADGTDLAKERLERVLTTDPGMGVIRHADAGYEAAEKFAAENAITIPTKGRDG; encoded by the coding sequence ATGGGGAGGCTGAGCGTGCCAATGAAAGCGAAAACAGGAGTGGAACTGGAGTGTAAGGGCTGGGAACAGGAAGCGGTACTGAGGATGCTATACAATAATCTGGATCCGGATGTAGCGGAAAATCCGGAGACGCTGGTGGTATATGGCGGGATTGGGAAGGCGGCGAGAAATTGGGACTCCTTTCATGCGATTACAAGTACGTTACGCGAGCTGGAAAATGATGAAACGATGCTGATTCAATCAGGGAAGTCTGTTGGTGTATTTCAAACACATAGGCATGCGCCGCGCGTTTTGCTTTCGAATTCTGTTTTGGTTCCAAAATGGGCAACATGGGAGCATTTCCATGAACTTGATCAAAAAGGGCTCATGATGTATGGGCAAATGACGGCAGGAAGCTGGATTTACATTGGGACACAAGGCATTTTACAAGGAACGTATGAAACGTTTTCCGCGCTTGCCAAGAAACATTTCGGTGGTTCTCTGAAATCGACCATCACCTTAACTGCAGGGCTTGGTGGCATGGGTGGTGCACAACCGCTTGCGGTGACGATGAATGGAGGAGTCGTCATTGCGGTTGAAGTGGATAAAAGCCGTATTGAAAAGCGAATTCAGACGAGGTATTGTGACGTCATGACCTCGGATATCGACGAGGCTATCAACCTAGCGAAAGATGCGAAGAAGAACGGAGAAGCATTATCTATCGCACTTTTCGGAAATGCTGTAGAAATCCATCATGAGTTGCTTACGAAAGATATCCAGATTGATATCGTCACAGACCAAACATCTGCACATGATCCGCTAAATGGTTATGTTCCTGCAGGATATACAGTGGATCAGGCTAGCAAATTACGAAAAGCGGATCCGGAGGCATACACACAGATTTCCAAACGAAGTATGGTAAAACATGTAGAGGCCATGCTCCTACATGAGCAGAATGGCTCGATTGTTTTTGATTATGGAAATAACATTAGGCAGGTGGCTTATGACGAAGGAGTCGCGCAAGCTTTTGATTTTCCAGGGTTTGTCCCTGCCTATATTCGCCCATTATTTAGTGAAGGAAAGGGTCCGTTTCGCTGGGTGGCGCTCTCTGGAGACAAGCAAGATATTTACCGGACAGATCAGTTAATCAAGGAACTTTTTCCGGAAAATGAGGCATTAATTCGCTGGATCGATATGGCTCGGGATAAAGTTGTTTTTCAAGGCTTGCCATCGAGAATCTGCTGGCTGGGCTACGGCGAACGCGTGAAAATGGGGCTAGCCATCAATGAATTGGTTCAGAGTGGTGAATTAAAAGCGCCGATCGTCATTGGACGTGATCACTTGGATAGTGGCTCGGTCGCATCGCCAAACCGGGAAACAGAAGGCATGAAGGATGGCAGTGATGCTATAGCCGATTGGGCTGTATTAAATGCGTTAATCAATACGGCAGCTGGGGGTTCGTGGATCTCTTTTCACCACGGTGGCGGTGTTGGCATGGGTTATTCCCTGCATGCAGGAATGGTCGCCGTAGCGGACGGAACGGACTTGGCAAAAGAGAGACTAGAACGTGTATTAACAACCGACCCAGGCATGGGAGTGATCCGGCATGCCGATGCGGGCTACGAGGCTGCAGAAAAATTTGCAGCCGAAAATGCTATCACCATACCGACGAAAGGGCGAGATGGATGA
- a CDS encoding sodium:calcium antiporter, with translation MVFIGFILAAAVTVFTAIKLSEYADVLSEKTAMGGMIVGTVLLAGATSLPEVTTSFSAAVIGNVDIAVGNMLGSNVFNLFILAGFDLYFRRKQIYHKASSNHKYTAYLGLFLMLLVSLALLLQIDYTILGIGVDALLILIIYIAGMVVISKMPAPPSSDDDESSEPVAKKRSMTVKQAIIGFIIASVFILAAGTMLSITGDQIAVITGLGSSFVGSFLIAATTSLPEAVSVFAALRIKNANLAVGAILGSNVFNMTILAISDAVYQEGSILADVSMSNIYTALGGSILGAITIWAFLRKRTSSVWVYSIPSILTVVGYFVITYLIYVGS, from the coding sequence TTGGTATTTATAGGTTTTATTTTGGCTGCAGCAGTCACCGTGTTTACGGCAATTAAATTATCCGAGTATGCGGATGTGCTGAGTGAGAAAACAGCAATGGGAGGCATGATTGTCGGAACCGTTCTTCTTGCGGGTGCCACATCGCTACCGGAAGTAACGACAAGTTTCTCAGCAGCAGTGATTGGAAATGTAGACATTGCTGTAGGCAATATGCTCGGTTCGAATGTATTTAATTTATTCATTTTGGCAGGATTTGATCTTTATTTCAGGAGAAAGCAAATATACCACAAGGCTAGCAGCAATCATAAATATACTGCTTATCTTGGGTTGTTTTTAATGCTTTTAGTGTCCTTGGCGCTGTTGCTGCAGATAGATTACACCATTCTTGGCATAGGTGTGGACGCCCTCTTGATTCTCATCATCTATATAGCAGGAATGGTTGTTATCAGTAAAATGCCAGCACCGCCTTCCAGCGATGATGATGAATCTTCAGAACCTGTGGCAAAAAAGAGATCCATGACAGTCAAACAGGCAATTATCGGTTTTATTATTGCATCGGTCTTTATCCTGGCTGCAGGTACGATGTTATCGATTACTGGCGACCAGATCGCAGTGATTACGGGGCTTGGCTCAAGCTTTGTGGGAAGTTTTCTTATTGCAGCAACAACTTCCCTGCCGGAAGCAGTGTCTGTATTTGCGGCGCTCCGTATCAAGAATGCCAATTTAGCTGTAGGTGCGATACTGGGAAGTAATGTGTTCAATATGACCATCCTGGCAATTTCTGACGCTGTTTATCAGGAAGGATCTATTTTAGCTGATGTGTCTATGTCGAATATATATACCGCACTTGGCGGTTCGATTCTAGGTGCCATTACCATCTGGGCATTTTTAAGAAAACGCACATCATCCGTATGGGTATACAGTATTCCGTCTATTTTGACGGTAGTCGGGTATTTTGTGATTACGTATTTGATCTATGTCGGTTCATAA
- a CDS encoding winged helix-turn-helix transcriptional regulator gives MENLCPRFEKAMGLLSTRWVGLILFDLLKGTKRFSEMEADLPISGRLLSDRLKLLEKEGIVNRNIYSEFPVRIEYSLSDKGRDLEPVIKEIQCWADHHVTSEETKEQNV, from the coding sequence ATGGAGAACTTGTGTCCACGTTTTGAAAAAGCTATGGGACTTCTTAGTACACGCTGGGTTGGGCTAATTTTGTTTGATCTACTAAAAGGTACGAAACGTTTTTCCGAGATGGAAGCCGATTTGCCTATTAGCGGAAGATTGCTCTCTGATCGACTGAAACTGCTCGAAAAAGAAGGTATCGTCAATCGAAATATATATTCCGAATTCCCTGTCCGTATCGAATACTCGCTATCTGATAAAGGTAGAGATTTAGAGCCTGTTATCAAGGAAATTCAGTGCTGGGCAGATCACCACGTGACCTCAGAAGAAACAAAAGAACAAAATGTATGA
- the hutG gene encoding formimidoylglutamase, translating into MSRELRHLKPAGEAIFKDRHTTKAKELLKTWKPGERSTFALVGVPLSKPSISHSGASFAPGTIRAALQNYTTYSGESGYELMDPILDLGDIYMDPTDVIGNQERIGEGLSDVFSTEAAENWMILGGDHSISYSSIKAFAAGKRVGVIQFDAHHDLRNTEDGGPTNGTPFRRLLEDGIINGENLVQIGIRDFTNAAAYADYAKEQGLGIYTMGDVDNLGITEILRKEIQRLAGGVDLIYVSVDMDVLDQAFAPGCPAIGPGGMDSKTLLEGITLAAKHEKVKAMDIVEIDPTIDFRNMTSRVAAYVMLQVMKAKKGCK; encoded by the coding sequence ATGAGCCGTGAGCTTCGCCATTTGAAACCAGCTGGAGAGGCCATTTTCAAGGACCGCCATACGACAAAGGCGAAAGAGCTGCTTAAAACTTGGAAGCCGGGGGAGAGAAGTACGTTCGCTTTAGTCGGTGTACCGCTGTCAAAGCCTTCGATTAGCCATTCTGGTGCTTCGTTTGCTCCGGGTACGATTCGGGCGGCATTGCAAAACTATACGACGTATTCCGGGGAATCGGGGTATGAGCTTATGGATCCTATCCTTGACTTGGGAGATATTTATATGGACCCTACCGATGTTATTGGAAATCAGGAGCGGATCGGGGAAGGGCTGTCGGATGTTTTTTCAACAGAAGCGGCAGAAAACTGGATGATTTTAGGTGGTGACCATTCGATAAGTTATTCCTCAATTAAAGCTTTTGCCGCTGGGAAACGCGTTGGAGTCATTCAGTTCGATGCCCATCATGATTTACGCAACACAGAAGATGGCGGTCCGACAAATGGTACACCATTTAGGCGTTTGCTGGAAGACGGGATTATCAATGGGGAAAATCTGGTGCAAATCGGGATTCGTGATTTTACAAACGCAGCTGCCTATGCGGATTATGCGAAGGAGCAGGGACTGGGCATCTATACAATGGGGGATGTAGATAATCTTGGCATAACGGAAATTTTGAGAAAAGAAATACAACGATTAGCGGGTGGAGTGGACCTCATTTATGTATCTGTGGACATGGATGTGCTTGACCAGGCATTTGCGCCTGGCTGTCCGGCAATTGGACCGGGTGGCATGGATAGTAAAACACTGTTGGAAGGAATAACACTAGCAGCCAAGCATGAAAAAGTTAAAGCCATGGATATCGTGGAAATTGATCCAACGATTGACTTTCGTAATATGACAAGCAGGGTTGCGGCATATGTCATGTTGCAGGTTATGAAAGCAAAAAAGGGCTGTAAGTAA
- a CDS encoding Rrf2 family transcriptional regulator yields MKYSKATNYALHTMVYLVTLPKGSTIGVQRLAEMQNLSPTYLSKILTKLAKGGLIESTPGAKGGYKVSKPKDEISFLDVIKTVEGDSNLFHCSMDHNEGCMIENVMTEAEQNMKNDLDHKFLIDIANNMEEMLLPIEREEQIKKEN; encoded by the coding sequence ATGAAATACTCAAAAGCCACTAATTACGCATTGCACACAATGGTGTATTTAGTTACCTTACCTAAGGGAAGTACAATAGGTGTTCAACGCTTGGCAGAAATGCAAAATCTTTCACCAACCTATCTTTCAAAGATATTAACGAAACTTGCCAAAGGTGGGTTAATTGAATCAACACCAGGGGCTAAAGGGGGATATAAAGTTTCTAAACCGAAAGATGAAATCTCATTTCTAGATGTAATAAAAACAGTAGAGGGGGATTCCAATTTATTTCATTGCTCCATGGATCATAACGAAGGCTGCATGATTGAAAATGTGATGACAGAGGCTGAACAGAATATGAAAAACGACCTAGACCATAAATTTCTCATCGATATTGCCAATAACATGGAGGAAATGTTATTACCAATAGAAAGGGAAGAACAAATTAAAAAGGAGAATTAA
- a CDS encoding DedA family protein: MQNWVTDFMEQFGYLGIFLMMALENVFPPIPSEIVLPFGGFLTTYADLTVLGVIIAATAGSVLGAIILYGIGLLLDVERLEIIVDRWGHILRVKKSDVHKADAWFDRYGYWTVLFCRMIPLIRSLISIPAGMSNMKFWLFLLFTTIGTVIWNIILITAGVVLGESWENILDFMSIYSNIVYAVIVIGIILFVVWFVRKIRKPR; encoded by the coding sequence GTGCAAAACTGGGTTACTGATTTTATGGAGCAATTCGGTTATCTCGGAATTTTTTTAATGATGGCATTGGAAAATGTGTTTCCGCCGATACCATCTGAAATTGTTTTGCCTTTTGGTGGATTCCTGACTACATATGCAGATTTAACTGTTTTAGGAGTTATTATTGCTGCTACAGCCGGATCCGTACTCGGGGCAATCATATTATATGGCATCGGTTTACTGTTGGATGTGGAACGATTGGAAATAATTGTGGACCGTTGGGGGCACATACTGCGTGTGAAAAAAAGCGATGTCCATAAGGCCGATGCATGGTTTGACCGTTATGGCTATTGGACTGTTCTTTTTTGCCGGATGATCCCGCTGATCAGAAGTCTGATTTCCATTCCGGCCGGGATGTCAAATATGAAGTTTTGGCTGTTCCTTCTGTTCACAACGATTGGTACAGTTATATGGAATATTATCCTCATTACTGCTGGAGTTGTACTTGGCGAGTCTTGGGAAAACATACTCGATTTTATGAGTATCTATTCAAACATTGTCTATGCGGTCATTGTAATCGGAATTATTTTGTTTGTCGTATGGTTTGTAAGGAAAATCAGAAAGCCAAGGTAA
- the hutI gene encoding imidazolonepropionase yields MSVDTLITNIGQLLTMDKKGPVKGSAMNELPVLENQAIGIKDGKIEWIGASKDAGDLKAEKKIDAGGKLVTPGLVEAHTHLVFGGSREEEMALKQQGIPYLEILKRGGGILATVNATRKASFEELLKKALFHLDRMAMHGITTVEAKSGYGLDKETELKQLRIAKAAGEQHPLDLVSTFLGAHAIPPEYKQDPEAFLDQMSELFEAIKAENLAAFVDIFTETGVFSVEQSRRYLQKAKDKGFGVKIHADEIDPLGGTELAVEMGAISGDHLAVASDAGIKALAASDTVGVILPGTSFYLGKDMYSRARGMVDAGAAVAISTDFNPGSSVTENLQLIMSIAALKLKLSPAEIWHAVTVNAAHAIGKGDVAGSIARGRKADVVIWDAANYMYIPYHYGVNHAKTVIKNGVVLYERQMIR; encoded by the coding sequence ATGAGCGTAGATACACTGATTACAAATATTGGCCAGCTTTTGACGATGGATAAAAAAGGTCCAGTGAAAGGCAGCGCGATGAATGAATTACCTGTATTAGAGAATCAGGCAATTGGAATCAAAGACGGAAAAATAGAATGGATTGGAGCCTCAAAGGATGCGGGCGACCTAAAAGCAGAGAAGAAGATTGACGCAGGAGGGAAACTTGTCACACCAGGACTTGTCGAAGCACATACCCACCTTGTCTTCGGAGGATCCCGGGAAGAAGAAATGGCGCTTAAACAGCAGGGTATTCCTTATCTGGAAATTCTAAAGAGAGGCGGAGGAATTTTAGCCACTGTGAACGCGACACGAAAGGCATCTTTTGAGGAATTGCTCAAAAAGGCATTATTCCATCTTGACCGCATGGCGATGCACGGAATTACAACCGTTGAGGCAAAAAGTGGATACGGACTTGATAAGGAAACCGAGTTAAAACAGCTGAGAATCGCAAAAGCAGCCGGCGAGCAGCACCCGCTTGATCTTGTCTCCACTTTTCTAGGGGCGCATGCGATCCCCCCTGAATATAAACAGGATCCAGAAGCCTTTCTTGATCAGATGAGTGAACTATTTGAGGCCATAAAAGCAGAAAATCTCGCAGCATTCGTCGATATTTTTACGGAAACAGGGGTGTTTTCTGTGGAGCAATCAAGAAGGTATTTGCAAAAAGCGAAGGATAAAGGTTTTGGGGTCAAAATACATGCAGATGAAATCGATCCATTGGGTGGGACGGAGCTTGCGGTTGAAATGGGAGCAATTAGTGGCGATCATCTTGCAGTGGCGTCTGATGCGGGGATAAAGGCGTTGGCGGCATCTGATACGGTTGGCGTCATTTTACCGGGAACGAGCTTTTACCTTGGAAAAGATATGTATTCCAGGGCGCGGGGAATGGTTGATGCTGGTGCGGCGGTAGCTATTTCGACAGATTTTAATCCAGGCAGTTCAGTGACCGAAAATCTGCAGCTGATTATGTCGATTGCTGCGTTGAAATTAAAGTTGTCTCCTGCTGAAATTTGGCATGCAGTGACGGTGAATGCGGCGCATGCGATTGGAAAGGGAGACGTGGCAGGTTCGATTGCACGTGGCAGGAAAGCGGATGTTGTTATTTGGGACGCGGCAAATTATATGTATATTCCGTACCATTACGGGGTGAATCATGCAAAAACAGTTATCAAAAATGGTGTTGTTTTATATGAAAGGCAGATGATTCGATGA
- a CDS encoding class I SAM-dependent methyltransferase: MKKNSESNHMGNFNKKVEYLDSMKRREEFSPEDLLKLLPINNSDTILDIGAGTGFLTIPAAKVTDGMVYALDIDSNMLEIAYDKVTNEGLENVRTIQGEMQDLPLSANSIDIVLASLVLHEIKSLSETLQLINQMLNVKGYLACVELEEDESPNPNHPRISRSNMEQELNKAGFDVIKKRYPTDSMYVLISQKQQ; the protein is encoded by the coding sequence ATGAAAAAGAATAGCGAATCAAATCATATGGGCAATTTCAATAAAAAGGTAGAATACCTAGACAGCATGAAAAGAAGAGAGGAATTTTCCCCAGAAGATCTACTGAAACTACTCCCTATTAATAATAGCGATACTATTTTAGATATAGGTGCAGGGACAGGTTTTTTAACGATACCGGCTGCGAAAGTAACCGATGGAATGGTCTATGCACTTGATATAGACTCCAATATGTTGGAAATTGCATATGACAAGGTAACTAATGAGGGACTTGAAAATGTTCGAACAATTCAAGGAGAAATGCAGGATTTACCATTATCAGCCAATTCCATTGATATTGTGTTAGCTTCGTTAGTTCTTCATGAAATAAAATCTTTATCGGAGACATTACAGTTAATCAACCAAATGCTTAATGTAAAGGGCTACCTTGCATGTGTTGAATTAGAAGAGGACGAGAGCCCAAATCCTAATCACCCAAGAATATCCAGATCCAACATGGAACAAGAATTAAATAAAGCAGGATTTGATGTAATTAAGAAACGTTATCCAACAGATTCGATGTACGTTTTAATCTCCCAGAAGCAACAATAA
- a CDS encoding aminopeptidase has translation MVSQKTKEKYAELALRTGVNLQKNQALMINAPIEGSDFTKVVARKAYELGAKNVHINWSDDELTLLKYENAPDDVITDFPEWKVLLNDSFAEDGAAVLNIRSTNPDLLKDIDPTRVAKANKAAAQAMKNFRSYTMNDRIAWSIISIPTGDWAQKVFPDKSREDAVESLWDAIVKIVRVDHDDPITSWDEHNETLRKAREILNEKNYKKLVFKAPGTELEMELPEGHIWKGGSAQTEGGVTFNPNMPTEEVFSLPHKYGVNGTVSSTKPLNYSGSLIDNFSLTFKDGEVVDYQAEQGEDTLKHLLDSDEGARRLGEVALVPDESPVSQSGLIFYNTLFDENASCHIALGKAYPTNLKDGASMDDEQLDNHGVNDSLSHVDFMIGSAELDIDGVKEDGSTEAVFRNGTWALDVK, from the coding sequence ATGGTTAGTCAGAAAACGAAGGAAAAGTATGCAGAGCTAGCATTACGGACAGGGGTTAATTTGCAAAAAAACCAAGCATTAATGATTAATGCGCCAATTGAAGGATCGGATTTCACAAAGGTTGTTGCTCGAAAGGCATATGAACTCGGAGCAAAAAATGTACATATTAATTGGAGCGATGATGAGTTAACCCTTTTAAAATATGAAAATGCGCCGGACGACGTGATCACGGATTTCCCTGAATGGAAAGTATTGCTGAATGACAGTTTTGCGGAGGACGGAGCAGCCGTATTAAACATTCGATCAACAAATCCTGATTTATTAAAGGATATCGACCCAACGCGTGTGGCTAAGGCCAATAAAGCAGCAGCACAAGCGATGAAGAATTTCCGTAGCTACACCATGAATGACCGTATCGCCTGGTCCATCATCTCGATTCCCACCGGAGATTGGGCACAGAAGGTTTTCCCGGATAAATCGCGTGAAGACGCTGTCGAAAGCCTGTGGGATGCGATTGTAAAAATTGTACGTGTTGATCATGACGATCCAATCACGTCTTGGGATGAGCACAACGAAACACTGCGAAAAGCACGCGAGATTTTAAATGAGAAGAACTACAAAAAATTGGTGTTCAAAGCACCCGGAACCGAACTCGAAATGGAGTTGCCTGAAGGACATATCTGGAAGGGCGGATCGGCTCAAACAGAAGGCGGCGTTACCTTCAATCCAAACATGCCAACAGAAGAAGTGTTTTCCCTGCCGCATAAATACGGGGTAAACGGCACTGTTTCAAGTACTAAGCCTTTAAACTACAGCGGGAGCTTAATTGACAACTTCAGCTTGACGTTTAAAGATGGTGAGGTAGTTGATTATCAAGCTGAGCAAGGGGAAGATACCTTGAAACATTTGCTTGATTCCGACGAAGGCGCGCGCCGGCTCGGTGAGGTAGCACTTGTACCGGACGAATCACCTGTATCTCAATCAGGATTAATTTTTTATAATACACTGTTTGATGAAAATGCATCCTGCCATATCGCGCTAGGCAAAGCATATCCAACAAATCTAAAAGACGGCGCATCCATGGATGACGAGCAATTGGATAATCACGGCGTTAATGACAGCTTGTCACATGTTGACTTCATGATCGGATCAGCAGAACTGGACATCGACGGCGTGAAAGAAGATGGGTCAACAGAGGCAGTGTTTAGGAATGGGACCTGGGCATTGGATGTGAAATAA
- a CDS encoding DUF2200 domain-containing protein → MTKHKIYTMSVAKVYPHYISKAEKKGRTKAEVDEITRWLTGYNQEELEVQLEKQTDFETFFAEAPQLNPARALIKGVICGVRVEDIEEPTMQEIRYLDKLIDELAKGKAMEKILRK, encoded by the coding sequence ATGACAAAACATAAGATTTATACAATGAGTGTCGCAAAGGTCTATCCTCATTATATTTCGAAAGCAGAGAAAAAAGGCCGTACAAAAGCAGAAGTCGATGAAATCACCCGTTGGTTGACAGGATATAACCAGGAAGAGTTAGAAGTACAACTGGAAAAACAAACAGACTTTGAGACCTTTTTTGCGGAAGCTCCCCAATTGAATCCCGCGCGTGCTTTGATTAAAGGTGTAATCTGTGGTGTCCGAGTGGAAGATATCGAAGAACCAACGATGCAGGAAATTCGCTATTTGGATAAGCTAATCGATGAGTTAGCAAAGGGAAAAGCGATGGAGAAGATTTTGCGGAAATAA
- a CDS encoding ArsR/SmtB family transcription factor produces the protein MDILSATSRERETYQVELQYSVLWEAALGIAAFTNTSLLDSLERPKSYWDEIRDSFDREMHDHLDYVEKNNTWKALLQLLHQKDFAALEEFSTYIETLSVNDLKFICIPFVGESFQTLRERAAEGEMKAIQTLKEQTKNNPFFPDYIDFICNCEGNELEDHLIRVMTGWYEKVIQPNEDQLNKILQTDVETKAKMKEKMKPEEFVEWATAGVVYTPEPSVHKVLLIPHYIYRPWNITADIDNTKVFYYPISNESVSPEDKYLPSNFLVLKHKALGDEVRMRIVKLLYERSRTLQDITEQLGMGKSTIHHHLKLLRSAQLVNVEDSKYVLKKKAIDSLAKEMDLYFHQGM, from the coding sequence ATGGATATTTTAAGTGCAACGAGCAGGGAGAGAGAAACTTATCAAGTTGAGCTGCAATACAGTGTGTTATGGGAAGCGGCTTTGGGAATCGCAGCATTCACAAATACGTCTTTGCTCGATTCATTAGAAAGGCCAAAAAGCTATTGGGATGAAATAAGAGATTCTTTCGATAGGGAGATGCATGACCACCTGGACTACGTAGAAAAAAATAATACGTGGAAAGCATTACTTCAGTTATTACATCAAAAAGATTTTGCAGCGTTAGAGGAATTTTCGACATACATAGAAACGCTCTCGGTAAATGATTTGAAGTTTATTTGTATACCATTTGTTGGTGAATCATTTCAAACATTACGAGAAAGGGCAGCAGAAGGGGAAATGAAAGCAATCCAAACGCTTAAAGAACAAACGAAGAACAACCCTTTCTTCCCTGACTATATTGACTTTATTTGTAATTGTGAAGGCAACGAGTTGGAGGATCATTTAATTCGTGTCATGACAGGATGGTATGAAAAGGTGATCCAGCCGAACGAAGACCAGCTCAATAAAATTCTGCAAACAGATGTAGAGACAAAGGCGAAAATGAAAGAAAAAATGAAGCCAGAGGAATTTGTTGAGTGGGCGACAGCTGGTGTTGTTTATACGCCGGAACCAAGTGTCCATAAAGTGCTATTAATTCCGCATTACATTTATCGGCCATGGAATATTACCGCAGATATAGATAATACAAAAGTGTTTTATTATCCGATTTCAAACGAGAGTGTTTCACCGGAAGATAAATATCTGCCAAGCAACTTCCTGGTTTTGAAACATAAAGCGCTGGGTGACGAGGTAAGAATGCGAATCGTTAAACTATTATATGAAAGAAGTAGAACTCTTCAGGATATCACCGAACAATTGGGCATGGGGAAGTCCACCATTCATCACCATTTGAAACTATTGCGATCAGCACAGCTGGTTAATGTGGAAGATTCGAAGTATGTATTAAAGAAGAAAGCAATAGATTCATTGGCGAAGGAAATGGATTTGTATTTTCATCAAGGAATGTAA